A region from the Actinoplanes sp. OR16 genome encodes:
- a CDS encoding aminopeptidase P family protein produces the protein MTFTIKDFQRRMERALNQAAEAGLTGVLVTPGPDLVYFLGYQPTAITERITMLVLDADHDPHLIVPVLERPDAEAAPGASAVTITDWADGTDPYAATARLLDPQGRYALSDSAWAMHLLGLQDALRETRYTSITGSLPMLRAVKDTDEIERLAAAGAAADAAYEQIVGVRFAGRTETDIGNELARLLREHGHSQVDFTVVGSGPNGANPHHEMGDRVIQEGDMVVLDFGGLKDGYGSDTTRTVHVGEPTAEEREVFEVVKRAQQAGFEAVQPGVACQDIDRAARRVIDEAGYGERFIHRTGHGIGLTTHEPPYMVEGEKRPLVPGMAFSIEPGIYLPGRFGVRIEDIVTVTENAGRRLNNTSHELRIVA, from the coding sequence ATGACCTTCACCATCAAGGACTTCCAGCGACGCATGGAGCGGGCGCTGAACCAGGCGGCCGAGGCCGGGCTCACCGGCGTGCTGGTCACCCCCGGCCCGGACCTCGTCTACTTCCTCGGATATCAGCCGACGGCGATCACCGAGCGGATCACCATGCTGGTCCTCGACGCCGACCACGACCCGCACCTGATCGTCCCGGTGCTGGAACGGCCGGACGCCGAGGCCGCTCCCGGCGCGTCCGCCGTGACGATCACCGACTGGGCGGACGGCACCGACCCGTACGCGGCCACCGCACGGCTGCTCGACCCGCAGGGACGTTATGCGCTCTCCGACTCGGCCTGGGCCATGCACCTGCTCGGCCTGCAGGACGCGCTGCGGGAGACCCGGTACACCTCGATCACCGGTTCGCTGCCGATGCTCCGGGCGGTCAAGGACACCGACGAGATCGAGCGTCTGGCGGCGGCGGGCGCTGCCGCTGACGCGGCCTATGAGCAGATCGTGGGCGTACGGTTCGCCGGCCGCACGGAGACCGACATCGGCAACGAACTCGCTCGCCTGCTCCGCGAGCACGGCCACTCCCAGGTCGACTTCACGGTTGTCGGATCCGGGCCGAACGGCGCGAACCCGCACCACGAGATGGGCGACCGGGTGATCCAGGAGGGCGACATGGTGGTCCTCGACTTCGGCGGGCTCAAGGACGGGTACGGGTCGGACACCACGCGTACCGTGCACGTCGGCGAGCCGACGGCCGAGGAGCGCGAGGTCTTCGAGGTCGTCAAGCGGGCGCAGCAGGCCGGTTTCGAAGCCGTCCAGCCCGGCGTGGCCTGCCAGGACATCGATCGGGCCGCGCGGCGAGTGATCGACGAGGCCGGGTACGGCGAGCGGTTCATCCACCGGACCGGGCACGGGATCGGGCTCACCACACACGAGCCGCCGTACATGGTGGAGGGTGAGAAGCGGCCGCTGGTGCCGGGGATGGCCTTCTCGATCGAGCCGGGGATCTACCTGCCGGGACGGTTCGGGGTGCGTATCGAGGACATCGTGACGGTCACCGAGAACGCCGGCCGCCGCCTGAACAACACCAGCCACGAGTTGCGGATCGTCGCATGA
- a CDS encoding MFS transporter, whose translation MSTTGTDRAAGLGVLLAACVSALVVNANTSAVTILLPAISDDLSVPVSTLQWAVTGYMLVGAAVIVTSGALGDVFGRRKIFLGGLVLFVASCALIALSQGAAGVIGGRMIQGAAGSTILACGMSLLSVSSSGAAQMKAITLWGAASAIGAAAGPLIGGALVGATGWQGLFWLDAIIAAACVPLTIMTVKESRDPHRPRSIDWLGTVLVAVFLVPLVLALSKSGDWGWISAPTISCLVIAVVGGFGFVAAERRAAAPLVDLKLLRNRVLVGSTIAILLVAGVLNALMYLFSLYFQDPSTFAMSPLDAGVATLPAAAAMIAVTPLITPFAMKIGPARAVALGFLLATVGAAAMIFVTASWSYAAFVLPMVAIAVGLGFANGPASSASTSAVPADQVGAASGISNMARYVGGSLAVAASATVSGGVTDSRTADGASTAEALAAGLGAASVLLAVMSAAGVALIVLMKRHHEGKTSAVQLAAAAAGTSHTIPTRPTETASR comes from the coding sequence ATGTCCACGACGGGAACCGACCGCGCGGCGGGGCTTGGGGTGCTTCTGGCTGCCTGTGTCTCCGCGCTCGTGGTCAACGCCAATACGTCAGCCGTCACCATCCTGCTGCCCGCGATCAGCGACGACCTCAGCGTTCCGGTGTCCACCCTGCAGTGGGCGGTGACCGGCTACATGCTGGTCGGCGCGGCGGTGATCGTCACCTCCGGCGCACTCGGCGACGTCTTCGGACGCCGCAAGATCTTCCTGGGCGGCCTGGTCCTCTTCGTCGCGTCCTGCGCGCTGATCGCCCTCTCCCAGGGCGCCGCCGGGGTGATCGGCGGCCGGATGATCCAGGGCGCGGCCGGCTCCACCATCCTCGCCTGCGGGATGAGCCTGCTCTCGGTCTCCTCCTCGGGCGCCGCGCAGATGAAGGCCATCACCCTCTGGGGCGCCGCGTCGGCGATCGGCGCGGCGGCCGGCCCGCTGATCGGCGGCGCGCTCGTCGGAGCGACCGGCTGGCAGGGCCTGTTCTGGCTGGACGCGATCATCGCGGCGGCCTGCGTCCCACTCACGATCATGACGGTGAAGGAGTCCCGCGACCCGCACCGGCCGCGGTCGATCGACTGGCTCGGAACCGTGCTGGTCGCCGTCTTCCTGGTCCCGCTCGTCCTCGCCCTGAGCAAGAGCGGCGACTGGGGCTGGATCTCCGCGCCGACCATCTCCTGCCTGGTCATCGCGGTCGTCGGCGGGTTCGGGTTCGTGGCCGCCGAGCGCCGCGCCGCAGCCCCGCTGGTCGACCTGAAGCTGCTGCGCAACCGGGTGCTGGTCGGCTCGACCATCGCGATCCTGCTGGTCGCGGGCGTGCTGAACGCGCTGATGTACCTGTTCAGCCTCTACTTCCAGGACCCCTCCACGTTCGCCATGTCACCGCTCGACGCCGGCGTCGCCACGCTGCCGGCCGCCGCCGCGATGATCGCCGTGACGCCGCTGATCACCCCGTTCGCCATGAAGATCGGCCCGGCCCGGGCGGTCGCCCTCGGCTTCCTGCTGGCCACCGTCGGCGCCGCCGCGATGATCTTCGTGACCGCGTCCTGGTCGTACGCGGCCTTCGTGCTGCCGATGGTCGCGATCGCCGTCGGCCTCGGCTTCGCCAACGGCCCCGCCTCCTCCGCCTCCACCTCGGCGGTCCCGGCGGATCAGGTCGGCGCCGCCTCCGGGATCTCCAACATGGCCCGGTACGTCGGTGGCTCGCTCGCCGTGGCGGCCTCCGCCACCGTGTCCGGCGGGGTGACCGACAGCCGGACCGCGGACGGCGCGTCCACCGCCGAGGCGCTCGCCGCCGGGCTGGGCGCCGCATCGGTGCTGCTGGCGGTCATGTCCGCGGCCGGCGTCGCGCTGATCGTGCTGATGAAGCGCCACCACGAAGGAAAGACGTCCGCCGTCCAGCTCGCGGCGGCCGCGGCCGGAACCAGCCACACGATCCCCACCCGACCGACAGAGACGGCATCACGATGA